Proteins encoded together in one Thermococcus gammatolerans EJ3 window:
- a CDS encoding SWIM zinc finger family protein, translated as MDGEGLYYSGRVLWVVKSGNRLYGKVLDDYPYYVEVNGDSSFCTCPLGGNCEHVRAVKIAYERGFYFDCPDEEPFGEGCAYSMLNSVPELRWRVLLRELEHALETDESGSDAAKLFYEAFNILGKDPDARKLTLIGVLLNEYSALFPDYALTERLKSEFQRLRIRSVG; from the coding sequence ATGGACGGGGAGGGTCTCTACTACTCCGGCAGGGTTCTCTGGGTCGTGAAATCCGGCAATCGACTCTACGGTAAGGTCCTTGATGACTATCCCTATTATGTTGAAGTTAACGGGGATTCGAGTTTCTGCACGTGTCCCCTGGGCGGCAACTGCGAGCACGTTCGGGCGGTTAAAATAGCGTACGAGAGGGGTTTCTACTTTGACTGTCCCGATGAGGAACCCTTCGGCGAGGGCTGCGCGTATTCAATGTTAAACTCCGTCCCAGAGCTGAGATGGAGAGTGCTCCTCAGGGAGCTTGAGCACGCCCTTGAAACCGATGAGAGCGGAAGCGACGCTGCAAAACTCTTTTATGAGGCTTTTAACATCCTTGGAAAGGATCCAGATGCCAGAAAACTGACGCTGATAGGGGTTCTGTTGAATGAATACTCCGCCCTGTTTCCTGATTACGCCCTCACAGAAAGGCTTAAATCGGAGTTTCAACGTTTAAGGATAAGATCGGTGGGGTGA
- the rpl18a gene encoding 50S ribosomal protein L18Ae has translation MEVKVYRVKGIFQRGKLKQPFTKEYRALKPEHVEELVYSEIGSKHRVPRTKIWIESIEEIKPEEAENPVVRRLSLEL, from the coding sequence ATGGAGGTCAAGGTCTACCGCGTTAAGGGAATCTTCCAGAGGGGTAAGCTCAAGCAGCCCTTCACCAAGGAGTACCGTGCTCTTAAGCCGGAGCACGTCGAGGAGCTTGTCTACTCCGAGATAGGGAGCAAGCACCGCGTTCCGAGGACCAAGATATGGATTGAGAGCATCGAAGAGATAAAGCCAGAAGAGGCTGAGAACCCGGTCGTTAGAAGGCTCAGCCTTGAGCTTTGA
- a CDS encoding translation initiation factor IF-6, with translation MHIERLDFENSPYLGVYGFATDRVAVIREGLGEKKLATLREVLKVPLIETSVMKSRIVGIFVAGNSNALIVPWYIWDAELDFINAQLREYGIDMEVVPFQSRLTAFGNLILANDKGALVSKDFTREEARKIEDILGVPVERGVIADYTAVGSVGVVTNKGGLVHPEATDEELEWLSDLFKVDVYVGTANMGVPFVGSCMIANSYGVVVGHLTTGPEIVKIEEALGFLG, from the coding sequence ATGCACATCGAGAGGCTCGATTTTGAAAACTCCCCGTACCTCGGCGTTTACGGCTTCGCCACCGACAGGGTAGCGGTGATTAGAGAGGGCCTCGGCGAGAAGAAGCTTGCCACCCTTAGGGAAGTTCTGAAGGTCCCGCTCATCGAGACGAGCGTCATGAAGTCGCGTATCGTCGGCATATTCGTGGCGGGAAACTCCAACGCGCTCATAGTCCCCTGGTACATCTGGGACGCCGAGCTCGACTTCATAAACGCCCAGCTCAGGGAGTACGGAATTGACATGGAGGTCGTCCCCTTCCAGAGCAGGCTCACCGCCTTTGGGAACCTGATTCTGGCCAACGACAAAGGTGCTCTGGTCAGCAAGGACTTCACGAGGGAAGAGGCGAGGAAGATTGAGGACATACTCGGTGTCCCCGTCGAGAGGGGAGTTATAGCAGACTATACAGCGGTTGGAAGCGTTGGCGTCGTCACGAACAAAGGCGGTCTCGTGCACCCAGAGGCGACCGACGAGGAGCTTGAGTGGCTGAGCGACCTCTTCAAGGTCGATGTATACGTCGGAACCGCCAACATGGGCGTCCCATTCGTCGGATCGTGTATGATAGCCAACTCGTACGGCGTCGTCGTCGGACACCTGACGACAGGCCCCGAGATAGTGAAGATTGAAGAAGCTTTGGGCTTCCTCGGATAA
- a CDS encoding 50S ribosomal protein L31e, with translation MPIEPGQEVIFVVPIRKIKKRVPRWKRAPRAAKFVREWIARHAKAEEVKLEPAVNEKLWERGAEKPPNKLRVKVVVEVVDGKRVAKVSLA, from the coding sequence ATGCCAATTGAACCCGGTCAGGAGGTCATATTCGTCGTTCCTATCAGAAAGATAAAGAAGCGCGTTCCACGCTGGAAGAGGGCCCCGAGAGCGGCCAAATTCGTCCGCGAGTGGATAGCGAGGCACGCCAAGGCCGAGGAGGTCAAGCTCGAGCCGGCCGTCAACGAGAAGCTCTGGGAGCGCGGGGCTGAGAAACCACCCAACAAGCTCCGCGTTAAGGTCGTCGTCGAGGTAGTTGACGGCAAGAGGGTTGCGAAGGTCTCTCTGGCCTGA
- a CDS encoding 50S ribosomal protein L39e, protein MARNKPLAKKLRLAKAAKQNRRVPVWVIVKTNRKVMTHPKRRHWRRTKLKE, encoded by the coding sequence ATGGCGAGAAACAAGCCGCTTGCAAAGAAGCTGAGGCTCGCTAAGGCCGCTAAGCAGAACAGGCGCGTTCCCGTCTGGGTTATCGTAAAGACCAACAGGAAAGTTATGACACACCCGAAGAGGAGGCACTGGAGGAGAACAAAGCTTAAGGAGTGA
- a CDS encoding acyl-CoA mutase large subunit family protein produces MTFDKEKLAKIREEEKRWEETTVKKFIEKRPERKEKFMTDDGFEIKRLYTPADLGEDWDYLEKLGFPGEYPFTRGVYATMYRGRFWTMRQYAGYATAEESNKRYKYLLEQGQTGLSVAFDLPTQLGYDSDHPMAEGEVGKVGVAIDSLWDMRILFDGIPLDKVSTSMTINSTAANLLAMYILVAEEQGIPQEKLRGTVQNDILKEYIARGTYIFPPQPSMRLTTDIIMYCAENIPKWNSISISGYHIREAGANAVQEVAFTLADGIEYVKAVIERGMEVDKFAPRLSFFFNAHNNFLEEIAKFRAARRLWAYIMKEWFNAKNPRSMMLRFHTQTAGSTLTAQQPENNIVRVAIQALAAVLGGTQSLHTNSYDEALSLPTEKSVRIALRTQQIIAYESGVVDTVDPLGGAYYIEWLTDHIYEEALKYIEKIQKMGGMMRAIERGYIQKEIADAAYKYQKEIEEGKRIIVGVNKFQTDEPIEVEILKVDPSIREKQIERLKKLRSERDSKKVEEALDKLRNAAETEDENLMPYIIEAHRHLATLGEVTDVLREVWGEYRAPLIF; encoded by the coding sequence ATGACCTTCGATAAGGAGAAGCTCGCCAAGATTCGCGAGGAGGAGAAGCGCTGGGAGGAGACCACGGTCAAAAAGTTCATCGAGAAGAGACCCGAGAGAAAGGAGAAGTTCATGACCGATGACGGTTTCGAGATTAAGAGGCTCTACACTCCCGCTGACCTCGGCGAGGACTGGGACTACCTTGAGAAGCTCGGCTTCCCAGGAGAATATCCGTTCACCCGCGGCGTCTACGCGACCATGTACCGCGGTCGCTTCTGGACGATGAGACAGTACGCGGGCTACGCTACAGCTGAAGAGAGCAACAAGCGCTACAAATACCTCCTTGAGCAGGGGCAGACGGGTTTGAGCGTTGCCTTTGACCTGCCTACACAGCTCGGTTACGACTCCGACCACCCGATGGCTGAAGGTGAGGTCGGAAAGGTTGGAGTTGCCATTGATTCGCTCTGGGACATGAGGATTCTCTTCGACGGCATTCCGCTCGACAAGGTCTCAACGAGCATGACGATTAACTCGACCGCCGCTAATCTGCTCGCGATGTACATTTTGGTTGCCGAGGAGCAGGGGATTCCCCAGGAGAAGCTCCGCGGAACTGTTCAGAACGACATCCTTAAGGAGTACATAGCGAGGGGAACCTACATCTTCCCGCCGCAACCGAGCATGCGCCTTACAACGGACATCATAATGTACTGCGCCGAGAACATTCCCAAGTGGAACTCGATAAGCATAAGCGGCTACCACATCAGAGAGGCCGGGGCCAACGCGGTCCAGGAGGTCGCCTTCACCCTGGCTGACGGTATAGAGTACGTCAAGGCTGTCATCGAGCGCGGTATGGAGGTTGACAAGTTCGCTCCAAGATTGAGCTTCTTCTTCAACGCGCACAACAACTTCCTCGAGGAGATTGCGAAGTTTAGGGCCGCGAGGAGGCTCTGGGCCTACATCATGAAGGAGTGGTTCAACGCCAAGAACCCGCGCTCCATGATGCTCCGCTTCCACACCCAGACCGCAGGTTCAACCCTTACGGCTCAACAGCCCGAGAACAACATCGTCCGCGTTGCCATTCAGGCTTTAGCTGCCGTCCTCGGTGGAACACAGAGCCTGCACACCAACTCCTACGACGAAGCGCTGAGCCTCCCGACCGAGAAGAGCGTGAGAATTGCCCTGAGGACCCAGCAGATTATCGCCTACGAGAGCGGTGTCGTTGACACCGTTGACCCGCTCGGAGGTGCCTACTACATCGAGTGGCTCACCGACCACATCTACGAGGAGGCTTTGAAGTACATCGAGAAGATTCAGAAGATGGGCGGAATGATGAGGGCCATAGAGCGCGGTTACATACAGAAGGAGATTGCCGATGCCGCCTACAAGTACCAGAAGGAAATCGAAGAGGGCAAGAGGATAATCGTCGGCGTCAACAAGTTCCAGACGGACGAGCCGATAGAGGTTGAGATACTCAAGGTTGACCCGAGCATCCGCGAGAAGCAGATTGAGCGCCTCAAGAAGCTCCGCTCCGAGAGGGACAGCAAGAAGGTCGAGGAGGCCCTCGATAAGCTCAGGAACGCGGCCGAAACCGAGGACGAGAACCTCATGCCCTACATCATCGAGGCGCACCGCCATCTCGCAACCCTCGGCGAGGTTACCGACGTCCTTCGCGAGGTCTGGGGCGAGTACAGGGCACCGCTGATATTCTGA
- a CDS encoding MBL fold metallo-hydrolase, with amino-acid sequence MLVKGIGLDSSAKLAFQSHAHSDHFVSGEVIFATRATKFLSHLRKGGFYREVKFRKTFYIGDVKAKLYPAGHMLGSAGIKLWLEAGTLFYTGDTKWFKLRTAEKSRFPRADFLVIEATFGVPAFAFPSPREAEKKLISFVEEALDRGKKPVLYVNQMGKAQEVMKILDVHGITVRPSREMLKVARVYSKFGVRFDNIERDGEVILRSYRSPKVENSLSPWELTVSGFGRLKLSNHADFWELVRIVEKVKPEKVFTVYGFAREFAEILRGLGHEAFPLLPNSEIKV; translated from the coding sequence ATGCTCGTCAAAGGTATCGGCCTCGACAGCTCGGCAAAGCTGGCCTTCCAGAGCCACGCCCACAGCGACCACTTCGTCAGCGGGGAGGTTATCTTCGCGACCAGGGCGACGAAGTTCCTCAGCCACCTCCGCAAGGGCGGGTTCTACCGTGAGGTAAAGTTCAGGAAGACCTTCTACATCGGCGACGTTAAGGCGAAGCTCTATCCAGCCGGCCACATGCTCGGTTCGGCTGGAATAAAGCTCTGGCTCGAGGCCGGAACGCTCTTCTACACCGGCGACACCAAGTGGTTCAAGCTAAGAACTGCCGAGAAGAGCCGCTTCCCGAGGGCGGACTTTCTGGTAATCGAGGCTACCTTCGGCGTCCCCGCTTTTGCGTTCCCCTCCCCTAGGGAAGCGGAAAAGAAGTTAATCTCTTTCGTCGAGGAAGCTCTCGACAGGGGAAAGAAACCGGTTCTCTACGTCAACCAGATGGGGAAGGCCCAGGAGGTTATGAAGATACTCGACGTCCACGGGATAACGGTCAGGCCCTCGCGCGAGATGCTGAAGGTTGCGAGGGTGTACTCGAAGTTCGGAGTCCGCTTCGACAACATCGAGAGAGATGGGGAGGTAATCCTTCGCTCCTATCGCTCTCCTAAGGTTGAGAACTCGTTAAGTCCCTGGGAACTGACGGTTTCTGGATTTGGAAGGCTGAAGCTCAGCAACCACGCCGACTTCTGGGAGCTGGTAAGGATTGTTGAGAAAGTCAAGCCTGAGAAGGTATTCACAGTCTATGGCTTCGCCCGGGAGTTTGCTGAAATTCTCAGGGGACTCGGGCACGAGGCCTTTCCATTACTGCCGAACTCGGAGATTAAGGTTTGA
- a CDS encoding Hsp20/alpha crystallin family protein — translation MVWRRDRYWDPFDIMREIQEEIDAIFRDFMRGPRIWSYREPRESIAISESWREPFADIFDRGDKFVITVELPGVRKEDIKLRVTEDTVYIEAQIRREKELEEEGAIRIERYYSGYRRVIRLPEEVIPEKAKARYNNGVLEIEIPKKNPKKPEGEGFEVKIE, via the coding sequence ATGGTCTGGAGAAGGGACCGCTACTGGGACCCGTTCGATATAATGAGGGAAATCCAGGAGGAGATTGACGCAATATTCCGCGACTTCATGAGGGGCCCAAGAATCTGGAGCTACCGCGAGCCCAGGGAGAGCATTGCCATCAGCGAGAGCTGGAGAGAGCCCTTCGCGGACATCTTCGACCGCGGTGACAAGTTTGTCATCACCGTTGAGCTTCCAGGAGTCAGGAAGGAGGACATCAAGCTCCGCGTTACAGAGGACACCGTTTACATCGAGGCCCAGATAAGGCGCGAGAAGGAGCTCGAGGAGGAGGGCGCCATAAGAATCGAGCGCTACTACAGCGGTTACAGGAGGGTCATCAGGCTCCCCGAGGAGGTCATCCCAGAGAAGGCGAAAGCGAGGTACAACAACGGCGTCCTCGAAATCGAGATCCCAAAGAAGAACCCAAAGAAGCCCGAGGGAGAGGGCTTCGAGGTCAAGATCGAGTGA
- a CDS encoding CDC48 family AAA ATPase, which produces MSERKEIKLKVASAYQRDVGRGIVRIDRKAMRELGVQPGDIVEIIGTKNTAAVVWPAYPEDEGLSIIRMDGTIRKNAGVGLGDEVTVRKADVKEAKKVIVAPTEPIRFGRDFVEWLHSRLVGRPVVRGDYIKVGILGQELTFVVTATTPAGIVQITEFTDFQVSEKPVKEVAKTATLGVTYEDIGGLKDVIQKVREMIELPLKHPEIFEKLGIEPPKGVLLYGPPGTGKTLLAKAVANEANAHFIAINGPEIMSKYYGESEERLREVFKEAEENAPAIIFIDEIDAIAPKREETHGEVEKRVVSQLLTLMDGLKSRGKVIVIAATNRPDAIDPALRRPGRFDRELEVGVPDKQGRKEILQIHTRGMPIEPDFRRDKVIEILEKLRGDERFRDVIDRAIEKVEKAKDEEEIKRDLRELDERLYDEVKARLIDALLEELAEVTHGFVGADLAALAREAAMAALRRLIKEGKIDFEAEHIPREVLEELKVTRKDFYEALKMVEPSALREVLLEVPNVRWDDIGGLEDVKQELREAVEWPLKYPEAFMGLGITPPKGILLYGPPGTGKTLLAKAVANESEANFIAIKGPEVLSKWVGESEKNIREIFRKARQAAPTVIFIDEIDAIAPRRGTDVNRVTDRLINQLLTEMDGIQENSGVVVIGATNRPDILDPALLRPGRFDRLILVPAPDEKARLEIFKVHTRKVPLAEDVNLEELAKRTEGYTGADIEAVVREAAMLAMRRALQEGIIRPGMKADEIRRKVKVTMRDFEEALKKIGPSVSKETMEYYRKIQEQFKQSRG; this is translated from the coding sequence ATGAGCGAGAGGAAGGAAATCAAGCTTAAGGTCGCGTCCGCTTACCAGAGGGACGTTGGAAGGGGAATCGTCAGGATTGACAGGAAGGCTATGCGCGAGCTCGGCGTCCAGCCAGGCGACATAGTGGAGATTATCGGAACCAAGAACACCGCCGCCGTTGTCTGGCCCGCCTATCCCGAGGACGAGGGACTCAGCATCATCAGAATGGACGGAACCATAAGGAAGAACGCGGGAGTTGGACTCGGCGACGAGGTTACTGTCAGAAAGGCCGACGTTAAGGAGGCGAAGAAGGTCATCGTTGCCCCAACCGAGCCGATCAGGTTTGGAAGGGACTTCGTCGAGTGGCTCCACAGCAGGCTCGTCGGCAGACCCGTCGTCAGGGGAGACTACATAAAGGTCGGAATCCTCGGTCAGGAGCTCACCTTCGTGGTAACCGCGACTACGCCAGCTGGAATCGTTCAGATAACCGAGTTCACCGATTTCCAGGTCAGCGAGAAGCCCGTCAAGGAGGTCGCCAAGACCGCCACGCTCGGTGTTACCTACGAGGACATCGGTGGCCTGAAGGACGTCATCCAGAAGGTCAGGGAGATGATAGAGCTCCCGCTCAAGCACCCGGAGATATTCGAGAAGCTCGGCATCGAGCCTCCGAAGGGTGTCCTGCTCTACGGTCCGCCGGGAACAGGTAAGACCCTCCTTGCCAAGGCCGTCGCCAACGAAGCCAACGCCCACTTCATAGCCATCAACGGGCCGGAGATAATGAGCAAGTACTACGGCGAGAGCGAGGAGAGACTTAGAGAGGTCTTCAAGGAGGCAGAAGAGAACGCACCGGCGATAATCTTCATCGACGAGATTGACGCGATAGCTCCAAAGAGGGAAGAGACCCACGGCGAGGTTGAGAAGAGGGTTGTTTCACAGCTCCTGACGCTGATGGACGGCCTCAAGAGCAGGGGCAAGGTCATAGTCATTGCCGCAACCAACAGGCCAGATGCCATCGACCCGGCCCTCAGGAGGCCAGGAAGGTTTGACAGGGAGCTTGAGGTTGGCGTTCCAGACAAGCAGGGCAGGAAGGAGATACTCCAGATACACACCAGGGGAATGCCCATCGAGCCCGACTTCAGGAGGGACAAGGTGATAGAGATACTCGAGAAGCTCCGCGGTGACGAGAGGTTCAGGGACGTTATAGACAGGGCCATAGAGAAGGTCGAGAAGGCGAAGGACGAGGAGGAGATAAAGAGGGACCTCAGGGAGCTTGACGAGAGGCTCTACGACGAGGTCAAGGCGAGGCTCATCGACGCCCTGCTGGAGGAGCTGGCCGAGGTCACTCACGGCTTCGTTGGAGCGGACCTCGCAGCGCTCGCAAGAGAGGCGGCGATGGCCGCTCTAAGGAGGCTCATCAAGGAGGGCAAGATTGACTTCGAGGCCGAGCACATACCCAGAGAAGTCCTCGAAGAGCTCAAGGTCACCAGGAAAGACTTCTACGAGGCGCTCAAGATGGTCGAGCCGTCAGCGCTCAGGGAGGTCCTCCTCGAGGTGCCGAACGTCCGCTGGGACGACATCGGAGGCCTTGAGGACGTGAAACAGGAGCTCAGGGAAGCTGTAGAGTGGCCGCTCAAGTATCCAGAAGCATTCATGGGACTCGGAATCACCCCGCCGAAGGGAATCCTGCTCTACGGTCCACCGGGAACTGGTAAGACTCTCCTCGCCAAGGCCGTAGCGAACGAGAGTGAGGCCAACTTCATCGCCATCAAGGGTCCAGAGGTGCTCAGCAAGTGGGTCGGCGAGAGCGAGAAGAACATCAGGGAGATATTCAGGAAGGCTCGTCAGGCCGCTCCGACGGTGATATTCATAGACGAGATTGACGCCATCGCACCGCGCAGGGGCACCGACGTCAACCGCGTAACCGACAGGCTCATCAACCAGCTCCTGACTGAGATGGATGGTATTCAGGAGAACAGCGGTGTCGTCGTCATTGGAGCCACCAACAGGCCGGACATACTCGACCCGGCTTTGCTCAGGCCAGGAAGGTTTGACAGGCTGATACTCGTTCCAGCGCCGGATGAGAAGGCCAGGCTGGAGATATTCAAGGTGCACACCAGGAAGGTTCCGCTGGCGGAGGATGTCAACCTCGAGGAGCTCGCCAAGAGAACCGAGGGCTACACAGGTGCCGACATTGAGGCAGTGGTGAGAGAGGCCGCGATGCTCGCCATGAGGAGGGCGCTCCAGGAGGGCATCATCAGGCCCGGAATGAAGGCCGACGAAATCAGGAGGAAGGTCAAGGTCACCATGAGGGACTTCGAGGAGGCACTGAAGAAGATTGGGCCGTCGGTGAGCAAGGAGACGATGGAGTACTACAGGAAGATACAGGAGCAGTTCAAGCAGTCGCGCGGGTAA
- a CDS encoding glycerophosphodiester phosphodiesterase family protein translates to MWERDRIIVLGHRGCMGKFPENSLLAFRKAIEAGADGVELDVWLTKDGNAIVMHDETIDRTSNMSGKQKEMTLEELKKADIGGGEKIPTLEEVFEVLPEDALVNVELKDRDAVERVAEIVKVNNPQRIMISSFDVEALREYRRFDDETTMGLLIDREDVVPLIPRLKEELNLWSINVPMEAIPVLGFEKTLHALRWARSLGLRVVLWTENEELFYSQDNLARLRGLFEVVITNDVERMLSYLSRLGLR, encoded by the coding sequence ATGTGGGAGAGGGATAGGATCATAGTCCTTGGCCACAGGGGTTGTATGGGAAAGTTCCCCGAGAACAGTCTGCTCGCCTTCAGGAAGGCTATCGAGGCGGGGGCGGACGGAGTTGAGCTTGACGTCTGGCTAACTAAGGATGGGAACGCTATTGTGATGCACGACGAGACAATAGACAGGACGAGCAACATGAGCGGAAAGCAAAAGGAAATGACCCTTGAGGAGCTTAAGAAGGCCGACATAGGTGGAGGAGAGAAGATCCCAACTCTTGAAGAGGTCTTTGAGGTTCTCCCTGAGGACGCACTCGTCAACGTGGAGCTCAAGGACAGGGACGCGGTTGAGAGGGTCGCCGAGATAGTGAAGGTCAACAACCCCCAGCGCATTATGATTTCATCCTTTGACGTTGAAGCCCTCAGAGAATACCGCAGGTTCGATGATGAGACAACGATGGGACTCTTGATTGACAGAGAGGATGTAGTTCCCCTAATCCCCCGTCTCAAGGAAGAGCTAAACCTCTGGTCGATCAACGTCCCGATGGAGGCCATTCCTGTGCTGGGCTTTGAAAAAACCCTCCATGCACTTCGATGGGCTCGCTCCCTCGGCCTAAGGGTGGTTCTTTGGACAGAGAACGAAGAACTCTTTTACTCTCAGGATAACCTCGCCAGACTCAGGGGCCTCTTCGAGGTGGTTATAACCAACGACGTGGAGAGAATGCTCTCCTATCTCTCTCGGCTCGGCCTTCGATGA
- a CDS encoding glycerophosphodiester phosphodiesterase family protein — MENTIPAFRRALNHCHGIEFDVRITMDGKLVPLHEGVFTVDGRQYRVELLTYGELVKLHPLGKLIPTLDRVLKLRPGVVNADLKDINALEPLLSSLERRKILGRTVISTDVPDWINMVKKECPDCKVGLSVTSARNLFQSLGFESYSIHVPLDLIGYIGFRGFLTLLTLYRRKKKKVWLWNYRMNELSLVPKFMLLVDAVISDDPARLKKFIAPRRTEVEATLYVGEG, encoded by the coding sequence TTGGAAAACACTATTCCAGCATTTCGAAGGGCCCTTAACCACTGTCATGGTATAGAGTTCGACGTGAGGATAACGATGGATGGCAAACTCGTTCCCCTTCACGAGGGAGTTTTCACGGTTGACGGTCGGCAGTATCGTGTGGAGCTTCTGACCTACGGGGAGCTCGTGAAGCTTCATCCCCTTGGAAAGCTGATCCCAACTCTGGACCGGGTCTTGAAACTCCGCCCGGGCGTCGTTAACGCCGACCTGAAGGACATAAATGCGCTTGAGCCCCTTCTCAGTTCCCTGGAACGGCGGAAGATTCTCGGTAGAACCGTCATCTCAACTGACGTCCCCGATTGGATAAACATGGTCAAGAAGGAGTGTCCGGACTGCAAAGTCGGTCTCTCAGTGACGAGTGCCAGAAACCTCTTCCAGAGCCTTGGGTTTGAGAGTTACTCCATTCACGTCCCCCTCGACCTGATCGGATACATAGGGTTCCGCGGCTTTTTGACGCTTCTCACCCTGTACCGCAGGAAAAAGAAGAAGGTATGGCTCTGGAACTACAGGATGAACGAGCTCTCACTTGTGCCAAAATTCATGCTTTTGGTGGATGCGGTAATTTCCGACGACCCCGCGAGGCTGAAAAAGTTTATAGCCCCCAGACGCACCGAAGTTGAGGCGACGCTCTATGTGGGAGAGGGATAG
- a CDS encoding SLC45 family MFS transporter has product MEFKYSRIFLLGFGFFGISIIWALYNAYIPIFLQDTFRMNRTVTGFIMTIDNLFAVLLLPFLGALSDMTRTKLGRRKPYILLGAPSAALMFALIPIAREHGNLALFMGTIILMNFFMALFRSPVIAFMPDITPSEKRSQANGIINFMGGLGALLAYFGGKVLYEMNYAYPFYFGAAIMLLANLLVVLFVPEPEEYRVPGEGISLRKLLSETSHKSFGELKENLKDVFASHEKSLLAILLAIFFWFVAFNSLETFFTSYVKYHLYGIPVGAPETELTRKIESTGAFMLGVFSLSFMLFAIPAGFIGARLGRKKTITLGLLLVIVIMLGAFFIGETSKPSSPSLSDSVIMTFMGLFFLGGIGWAMINVNSLPMVVDMTTEEKLGGYTGLYYFFSQAANLLAPPLAGAFLDVIGYKTLLPFAMVFFVLALITVQFVRRGDVVKSTGDTYDYIPDMD; this is encoded by the coding sequence GTGGAGTTCAAATATTCCCGCATATTCCTGCTCGGCTTCGGTTTCTTTGGTATAAGCATAATATGGGCGCTTTACAACGCGTACATACCGATATTCCTCCAGGACACGTTCAGAATGAACAGAACGGTGACGGGCTTCATAATGACGATAGACAACCTCTTCGCCGTCCTGTTGCTCCCGTTTTTGGGCGCGCTCAGTGACATGACGCGAACAAAGCTCGGGAGGAGAAAGCCCTACATACTCCTCGGTGCCCCCTCTGCGGCTCTCATGTTCGCTCTCATCCCCATAGCCAGGGAGCACGGCAATTTAGCCCTCTTCATGGGCACAATAATCCTCATGAACTTCTTCATGGCCCTCTTCCGCTCCCCGGTCATAGCCTTCATGCCGGATATAACACCAAGCGAAAAGAGGAGCCAGGCCAACGGGATAATCAACTTCATGGGCGGTCTTGGAGCCCTGCTCGCGTACTTCGGCGGGAAGGTCCTCTACGAGATGAACTACGCCTACCCCTTCTACTTCGGAGCGGCGATAATGCTTCTGGCGAACCTTTTGGTTGTCCTCTTCGTGCCCGAGCCAGAGGAGTACAGGGTTCCGGGGGAGGGCATAAGCCTGAGGAAGCTCCTTTCCGAGACTTCCCACAAGAGCTTCGGTGAGCTCAAGGAGAACCTCAAGGACGTTTTTGCAAGCCACGAAAAGAGCCTGCTCGCGATCCTGCTCGCGATATTCTTCTGGTTCGTTGCCTTCAACTCCCTCGAGACGTTCTTCACGAGCTACGTCAAGTACCACCTCTACGGGATCCCAGTTGGCGCGCCGGAAACCGAGCTCACGAGGAAGATCGAGAGCACAGGGGCCTTTATGCTCGGTGTCTTCAGCCTGAGCTTCATGCTCTTCGCAATCCCTGCCGGCTTCATTGGTGCAAGGCTAGGCAGGAAGAAGACGATAACACTGGGCCTTCTCCTGGTCATAGTGATAATGCTCGGGGCATTCTTCATCGGGGAAACCTCAAAACCATCAAGCCCAAGCCTCTCGGATTCAGTAATAATGACCTTCATGGGGCTGTTCTTCCTGGGTGGAATCGGGTGGGCGATGATCAACGTGAACTCCCTGCCAATGGTCGTGGACATGACGACGGAGGAAAAGCTTGGTGGCTACACCGGCCTCTACTACTTCTTCAGCCAGGCGGCAAACCTCCTCGCACCACCCCTCGCGGGAGCGTTCCTTGACGTCATAGGCTACAAAACACTACTTCCCTTCGCAATGGTGTTCTTTGTCTTAGCCCTGATAACGGTGCAGTTCGTTAGGAGGGGAGATGTTGTTAAAAGCACCGGGGACACGTATGATTACATACCCGATATGGATTGA